ACGATTCTCAGGGCAAATCTCATTGGAATGGAAGGAGAAACTCTAAAAGAAATAGCAGAAGTTGCAAGGATAGAAGATAGAAACCACTTTGAAGCTCTTATTCCAAGAATTTATGAACTTGGTGGAAAGCTTCCCGATGATATGAAAGTCTTCCATGACATGTCAGCATGCCCGCCGGCAAGGCTTCCAGAAAACGTAACTGCAGAAAATATCTTAAAAGTTCTCGTGGAAGCTGAAAGGTGCGCCGTTCGTGGATACACCCAGATATGCAACATGACATTTGGGAAAGACCACAGAACCTATGATCTTGCCCTTGCAATACTAAACGAAGAGATAGAACACGAATCATGGTTTTCTGAGTTCCTTGGAGAGGGACCATCGGGACACTTCATGAGAAGAGGAGAAACATCACCGTTTGTTTCCAAATTCCTAAAATGAGAGTTTTTACAAAAAAAGATCTTTTAAAATATAATGGAAAGAACGGTCGCCCTGCTTATATAGCTTACGAAGGTCTCGTTTACAACGTTACGGAAAGCTTTTTGTGGAAAGATGGAAACCATCAGGCACTTCACAAAGCAGGACAGGACCTAACAGAAGCTTTAAAAAGTGCTCCTCACGGAAAAGAGTTTTTGAAAAAATTTCCAGTTGTTGGTATTTTGAAGGAATGAAACTTATCAAAATGGAAAAAGGTGGAATCTTCCACCTTTTTCTGATTTCAATTTTCTTTAATAAGATTTTCTATATCTGTAGCATGTATACCACTCCTTGGAAACTCTACAAGCCTAACCTTTCTACATTTGTAAAATGAAGAGGAATACGTTTCTTGGAATAACAAATAAAAAATAGTATTCTAAATAAAGTGAAGAATATGATTAAAACTCTCGAAAAAACGATAACTTCATGTTTTCATATATTATTAGAGTTAACTATTCCAAAGAATTTTTTGAGCTCGTCTATTTCCTCTTCTTCTAACAAATCACTTAAATTATTTACCAATCCAGCTAAATTTAAATTTTGTTCCTTAATCGTTTTAAATCGATTATCTTGTAGAAATGGAAAAATACTTTTCAACATATAATATAGGAAAAACTTTAACATTTTAACGCTTTCCAATTCTTGAAAACCTCCATAAGCTTTTCCAAATATCATTTTTTCTGAATCCACAAAGAAATATCTTTCTAAACAACTATCTAAAAACTCTCTAAAAGTTTTAAGGTCATCGCCGTTAACTATTTCAAGAAGCAAAGATAACATTTTCTCGTGATTTTCTTTACTTTCAAATATGATAGAATCCAAAACAGACACAAGAGTTCTAAGTGCTTTATCTACGTATTCATTCTTGCATAGTTTATTTTTATAACAATGTTTAATGATAAATCCTCCAAGCAATAACATACCGTATATAATCTTTTTAACAAACAAAGTTTTTAAACAAACTTTCTGCTCATCTTCTTCAATATTATTATCAAAAATAATTTCTAAAACCATTTTAAAAATATTTCCAGGCCAAATTCCAGTAAGATACTCCCAAATAAAATTATCTTCCTTTTTAAGGTATAGATTGAATATGAAATCTACAACTAAAGCCGCTGAATAATTTTGAAGTTCATCGTTTTTGGCTATGTTTTCTTTGAACTTGGTAAACATCACCATAATAAGTTCGTTGAACCTTCTTATATATTCATAATTTTCATCGACTTCGATAAATCCCCTATTATAACTTAACAAATTATTAACTAATGTTTTAAAAATTGCATCATCCTGTTTGTTAGTTAATCTGTAAATAGTGGAACTTAAAAATGAGAAATCCTTAAATAAGTATATTTGATAAAAACAAACTTCTAAAATTTCATCAAGTACTATTTTTTTATATTTACTTTCCAAATTTTGCTCGTTCTTTATGAATGAAGATATAATAATATCAAAGTACATTAACCGTTTATCTTCAAAAACTTTTGAGGCTATTTCCAAAATGCCTCGTTTTCTATTTCCTAAACAAATCTTAATAAAATTTTGATCCTTAGTTTTAAATATATTATCCAGAACATATGAAAATAATTCCTTTTTATCATATTTAACCAAATTTTTTACTAAGTTTAAAACATCATCGAAATTTTTCTTAGAAATTATTCTATCAATTATCTTTTCAGGTTTATATTGCAAGATTGATACCCGATAATATAATAAAACTCCTATTATCATATAAGAAACTCCTATAAAATCAGAAAGTATAGGAAATTTATTATACAAAAAAATGGAAACTATCATCCACACCACAAAGAAAATAGAAAAAAGAGACAAATAAACAAGACTATTTTCCCCCATAAATCTTTGTACAAACTTTTCAGGTAACCCCTTATCTACGATTCTATTGTAAGACCAAACACTTAAACTAATCAGAATAGACAAAACCGTTAGAAATACTCCAGCAAAATTTGCCGTAGATTTCATATATTCGTAAGTATAATTATTACCAGACATTTCAAAAAACACTTCCGGAATTATTATTTCCGTATCTGTCGAAGAATTTAATGAACCAAATTGAATATTTACAGATGTCTGTGTATCTAAAGGTATCTTCAATATTGTCTGTGAAGAACTTAAAGCAAATAATATAAATAAAAAAGTTAAAATTAAACCAAACTTTTTCACTATACTCTATCCTCCTTGTGATTTAATTTTCTAAATAAAAAGCAGAAAAGAAATTCATTTGAATATAAACACTAAGTATTAAGTAAGATGAAAATTTTAATAGGCGGGAACGAAAATAGTGGAAATTTTCTTAAGAACTTTAATGTCTAATCTTAATACCTTACACTAATTTTTTTGTGAATCATATCTTGTTTAAACCTTATAATTTTTCCTCTTTCAGTCTCTTTCCAGCACTTTTCTTTATGAGTTAATTCTGACAATTTTTTCGAACTTAAATTACCGTATTCTTTTAAAACTAAGTCTATTATCATGTCTTCTTCTTTTGAAAGATTTTTAATTGATTTATAATTTTCACAGTAATTTAGACAGTATTCTTTATCTGGATGTTCTGAAACCACACCTTTTTTCTTGAGATATGTAAGAATAAGATCGTAATTATAAGGTGTTGGACCATATTTATTAGATTTATATCGCAACCCAGTGATAGATTTATCAATCATCGTATAAGATACTGCATCTATATAAAAAATTAATTTGAATAACTTCATAATATCTAAGGTTTTTTTAATGGACATTATTCTTGATACAACACTACAAAATTTTTCTCCATCAAATACTGTATATCCATTCAAATCCGAAGGAATATTTCCATGTTCTGATAAAATTTCTTGTTCAAATATTACATCGATTGTGTTATTTGACAAAGCAATCCTTTTTAAAAATTCATCTCTTTCTTCTTTTGTAATCCTTCCTTCAATTAAAGCTTCATTAACAAGCTGTGCAAAATTTTCCCCGCCTGGAATTATGTAATCTAAATACAATTTAAGCAATGGCTCAGTCAATCTTCGGGTCCCATTTTCGAGCTTTGAAATTAATGATTTTGTTCTTCCTATTATTTTTGCAAGCTCTTCTCCTGTTAATTTAAGATTTTCCCGAGCCCTGCGTAAAATATCCGGAGAAGGTATATTGTTTCCTTTTTCATATTTATTCCATATATCTCTCCATGCTTTTTCTATTGAAGAGAAATCTATAAAACTTGACTTACATTGGGGACAAACAAAAACATCATAGGAAACTTCTACTTCTTTTCCTTTAAACAATCGCTTTTCTTTTCCTCTTCTTTTTTTCAATTCTGCTCCACATTTCGGACATTTCATTATTTCACCTCCCTTCAGAGCTGTATTCAGGTAAATGCAACGAAAGACAAATAACATTTTCTGAAGCATTAAAACTCAATTTAAAATAAACAAATTCGTCTGATGCATAACCATTTGGAGGTTCAAATTCTTCAGGTAAAAGATCCAGATTTGAAAGAATTTCATCCAATGGCAAGAATTTCCATACAACTAACCAATTCCCATCTCTCATTTGATCTTCGTCTATTTCATCTGGTTCATATCTACACGCAACATTCCAAACAGATTCAAGAATATCGTATCTATCCAAAACACCAGCTTTGAAAAATGATTCTATTAAATCTTTATTTTTCTTTCTTTCATATAAAAATGATATATCAACTCTTTTCTCCTCTATTACCTTATTAATTAATTAATTAATTCTTTAAAATACTTGAAAATCTCTTTTCTAAATTTTTCCAATAAACTCACTCCTATTATACATCTTTTGTGTCAACTTTGTCAACTTTTTTGGGAGTCTGTTTCAAAAATAGTAAGAGACTAATCCAAAAGCACAAAATAGATACAAAAAT
This DNA window, taken from Thermosipho affectus, encodes the following:
- the dps gene encoding DNA protection during starvation protein, yielding MAKVTREMVERAGVDVDQLLELLVKNAAAELTTYYYYTILRANLIGMEGETLKEIAEVARIEDRNHFEALIPRIYELGGKLPDDMKVFHDMSACPPARLPENVTAENILKVLVEAERCAVRGYTQICNMTFGKDHRTYDLALAILNEEIEHESWFSEFLGEGPSGHFMRRGETSPFVSKFLK
- a CDS encoding cytochrome b5 domain-containing protein, yielding MRVFTKKDLLKYNGKNGRPAYIAYEGLVYNVTESFLWKDGNHQALHKAGQDLTEALKSAPHGKEFLKKFPVVGILKE
- a CDS encoding type II toxin-antitoxin system antitoxin SocA domain-containing protein encodes the protein MKCPKCGAELKKRRGKEKRLFKGKEVEVSYDVFVCPQCKSSFIDFSSIEKAWRDIWNKYEKGNNIPSPDILRRARENLKLTGEELAKIIGRTKSLISKLENGTRRLTEPLLKLYLDYIIPGGENFAQLVNEALIEGRITKEERDEFLKRIALSNNTIDVIFEQEILSEHGNIPSDLNGYTVFDGEKFCSVVSRIMSIKKTLDIMKLFKLIFYIDAVSYTMIDKSITGLRYKSNKYGPTPYNYDLILTYLKKKGVVSEHPDKEYCLNYCENYKSIKNLSKEEDMIIDLVLKEYGNLSSKKLSELTHKEKCWKETERGKIIRFKQDMIHKKISVRY